The Deltaproteobacteria bacterium genome includes a window with the following:
- a CDS encoding glycosyltransferase, with product MQLERAGAQSLPADTLPQPAVSVVIPVFNESASIPRLHTRLHQVLQQLARSFEVVYVDDGSRDRSLEELLLIQGWDPSVKVVALARNAGQHAAVLAGFAHARGEVVVTLDADLQNPPEEIPRLLAEIDAGYDAVGTRREGRNDPFLRRAISALVSRLASLAVGVPMTDCGSMLRAYRRPVVEEILHLAERALFIPALGAWLARRPTEISIRHEARMAGRSRYSPLRFMQLGFDLVTGFSLVPIQLVSLAGLGVSLLGIAFGAFLLIRRLVLGPESEGLFTLFAILFVFVGILIFAVGLVGEYVGRIYVEVRRRPPYIVRAVYPADPEEPCASS from the coding sequence ATGCAGCTTGAGCGGGCCGGGGCGCAGTCACTGCCGGCGGACACCCTCCCGCAGCCGGCGGTCTCGGTCGTCATCCCTGTCTTCAACGAGTCCGCGAGCATCCCGCGCCTGCACACCCGGCTCCACCAGGTCCTCCAGCAGCTCGCCCGCTCGTTCGAGGTCGTCTACGTCGACGACGGCAGCAGGGACCGTTCGCTCGAGGAGTTGCTGCTCATCCAGGGATGGGATCCGTCCGTGAAGGTGGTGGCGCTTGCGCGCAATGCCGGGCAGCATGCAGCAGTGCTGGCCGGCTTCGCCCACGCCCGCGGCGAGGTGGTGGTCACGCTCGACGCGGACCTGCAGAACCCGCCCGAGGAGATCCCACGGCTCCTGGCAGAGATCGACGCGGGCTACGACGCGGTCGGTACGCGCCGCGAGGGCCGCAACGACCCGTTCCTACGCCGCGCGATCTCTGCGCTCGTGAGCCGTCTCGCTTCCCTGGCCGTCGGGGTACCCATGACCGACTGCGGCTCCATGTTGCGGGCCTATCGGCGCCCGGTGGTCGAGGAGATCCTCCACCTCGCCGAGCGCGCGCTCTTCATTCCGGCACTCGGCGCCTGGCTGGCGCGGCGGCCAACCGAGATCTCGATCCGGCACGAGGCCCGCATGGCGGGGCGCTCGCGCTACTCGCCGCTCCGGTTCATGCAGCTCGGCTTCGACCTCGTGACCGGCTTCTCGCTCGTCCCGATCCAGCTCGTGTCGCTTGCGGGTCTCGGGGTGTCGCTGCTCGGGATCGCCTTCGGCGCCTTTCTCCTGATCCGGCGGCTGGTCCTCGGCCCGGAGAGTGAGGGCCTCTTCACCCTCTTTGCCATCCTGTTCGTGTTCGTGGGGATCCTCATCTTCGCCGTGGGGCTCGTCGGCGAATACGTGGGCCGCATCTACGTCGAGGTGCGCCGCCGGCCGCCCTACATCGTCCGTGCCGTCTACCCGGCCGACCCGGAGGAGCCGTGCGCGTCGTCGTGA
- a CDS encoding DegT/DnrJ/EryC1/StrS aminotransferase family protein translates to MRPDFLPLSRPSIGSQEIEEVTACLRSGWLTSGPRVARFEEAFAETVGAAHGVATSSATAGLHLALLAAGVGPSDEVVTTPMTWAATGNMILAVGARPVFVDVDPGTLNIDPAAVARALTSRTRAVLPVHFAGQPADLDRLRAIAADHGLAVIEDAAHALGTTYRGRPIGSGSAAAVFSFHPIKAITTGEGGMVVTDDADLAERLRLLRFHGIARDAWSRYGRRGNPGYDIVALGFKYNMTDLQAALGLAQLTRLQEFIEARTRIACWYRQALAHVPAVEMLAPVPYPARHAWHLLVVRLQLEALRVGRDEVMDALLAANIGVGLHFKALHLHRLYREQLALRPDALPHATRASERILSLPLFPGMTRADVEDVASALEEILRRHAA, encoded by the coding sequence GTGCGCCCCGACTTTCTCCCACTGTCCCGCCCGTCGATCGGGTCGCAGGAAATCGAAGAAGTGACCGCCTGCCTCCGTTCGGGATGGTTGACCAGCGGCCCGCGCGTCGCGCGCTTCGAGGAGGCATTCGCCGAGACCGTCGGCGCTGCGCACGGGGTCGCGACCAGCTCCGCCACCGCCGGCCTCCACCTCGCCCTCCTGGCGGCGGGCGTCGGGCCCAGCGACGAGGTCGTCACCACCCCCATGACGTGGGCCGCGACCGGGAACATGATCCTCGCGGTCGGGGCGCGGCCGGTCTTCGTCGACGTCGATCCCGGAACGCTCAACATCGACCCGGCGGCCGTCGCTCGCGCGCTCACGTCGCGCACCCGCGCGGTCCTGCCGGTGCATTTCGCCGGGCAACCCGCCGACCTCGACCGACTCCGGGCGATCGCCGCCGATCATGGCCTCGCGGTGATCGAGGACGCGGCCCACGCGCTCGGGACGACATACCGCGGGCGGCCGATCGGCAGCGGGAGCGCGGCAGCGGTCTTCAGCTTCCATCCGATCAAGGCAATCACGACCGGTGAAGGGGGCATGGTCGTCACGGACGATGCCGACCTGGCCGAGCGCCTGCGGCTGTTGCGTTTCCACGGGATCGCCCGCGACGCCTGGAGCCGATACGGGCGGCGCGGCAACCCCGGCTACGACATCGTCGCGCTCGGCTTCAAGTACAACATGACGGACCTGCAAGCGGCGCTCGGGCTGGCTCAGCTCACGCGACTGCAGGAGTTCATCGAGGCCCGAACGCGCATCGCTTGCTGGTATCGGCAAGCCCTCGCGCACGTCCCCGCGGTCGAGATGCTGGCGCCCGTGCCCTACCCCGCGCGACACGCCTGGCACCTGCTCGTGGTCCGTCTCCAGCTCGAGGCGCTCCGGGTCGGGCGGGACGAGGTGATGGACGCCCTCCTCGCCGCGAACATCGGGGTCGGCCTGCACTTCAAGGCCCTCCACCTCCACCGCCTCTACCGCGAGCAGCTCGCGCTGCGGCCCGATGCCCTGCCGCATGCGACGCGCGCCTCCGAGCGCATCCTGTCCCTGCCGCTGTTTCCCGGCATGACGCGCGCGGATGTAGAGGACGTGGCCAGTGCGCTCGAAGAGATCCTGCGGCGCCATGCAGCTTGA
- a CDS encoding amidinotransferase — protein sequence MSRAIAPEPERSAETAHACVVNSWNEWDPLEEVVVGRLEGAAAPPGHVTMVGNLPARAARLYPLLAGRRYPRLLVQPAQKELGGFVRLLESEGIKVRRPDIVDFSIRFSSPNWTSSGFCTASPRDGILVIGDQIIETPMAWRSRYFETHAYRTLLKEYWSQGARWISAPKPQLLDRLYDDHFRPPAKGEPVRYIINEFEPLFDAADFVRCGTDLFVTRSNATNASGIEWLRRHLGPQFRIHEIKSHCPQPLHIDTTFVPLAPGKVLINPEYVDPKELPPILKSWDILVAPEPDPIRGLRNLHLSMVSKWISLNVLMLDPKRVVVERSQVSMIELLKDHGLEPIPCPFMHYKPFGGSFHCATLDVRRRGTLQSYF from the coding sequence ATGTCGCGGGCCATCGCACCAGAACCCGAGCGGTCAGCCGAGACCGCACATGCCTGCGTGGTCAACTCCTGGAACGAGTGGGATCCGCTGGAGGAGGTCGTCGTCGGTCGCCTCGAGGGCGCCGCCGCACCACCCGGCCACGTCACGATGGTCGGCAACCTTCCGGCTAGGGCGGCCCGTCTCTATCCGCTGCTCGCCGGTCGGCGATACCCGAGGCTCCTCGTCCAGCCGGCGCAGAAGGAGCTCGGGGGCTTCGTTCGCCTGCTCGAATCGGAGGGTATCAAGGTCCGCCGGCCGGACATCGTCGACTTCTCCATTCGCTTCAGCTCACCGAACTGGACCTCCAGCGGCTTCTGCACCGCGAGCCCGCGCGACGGCATCTTGGTGATCGGCGACCAGATCATAGAGACACCGATGGCGTGGCGCTCGCGCTATTTCGAGACCCACGCCTACCGCACGCTGCTCAAAGAGTACTGGTCGCAGGGGGCGCGCTGGATATCCGCGCCGAAGCCGCAGTTGCTCGATCGTCTGTACGACGATCATTTCAGGCCGCCGGCCAAGGGTGAGCCGGTCCGTTACATCATCAACGAGTTCGAGCCGCTGTTCGATGCCGCCGATTTCGTCCGCTGCGGTACCGACCTGTTCGTCACCCGCAGCAACGCCACCAATGCGTCGGGCATCGAGTGGCTGCGTCGCCACCTGGGCCCCCAGTTCCGCATTCACGAGATCAAGAGCCACTGCCCGCAGCCGCTCCACATCGATACCACCTTCGTGCCGCTCGCGCCGGGAAAGGTGCTGATCAATCCAGAATACGTCGATCCCAAGGAACTCCCACCCATCCTCAAGTCGTGGGACATCCTCGTTGCGCCGGAGCCCGATCCCATCCGGGGCCTGCGTAACCTCCATCTCTCGATGGTGAGTAAGTGGATCAGCCTGAACGTCCTGATGCTGGACCCGAAGCGGGTGGTGGTGGAGCGGTCGCAGGTGTCGATGATCGAGTTGCTGAAGGACCACGGCCTCGAGCCCATTCCGTGCCCTTTCATGCACTACAAGCCCTTCGGCGGATCGTTCCACTGCGCCACGCTCGACGTTCGGCGCAGGGGCACGCTGCAATCGTATTTCTGA